Proteins encoded within one genomic window of Halomonas sp. YLGW01:
- a CDS encoding transglycosylase SLT domain-containing protein, with the protein MSTYITARRRAIGLAGTLIISSLTLAAVAAKASTYHPGQSPRTDDDRPTTLKANEQPAMHFWDALVLEPQGFWDILRQRFAWQDEIDHPRVQEWIDHYQAHPESIADIIERSRPWMHWITSRVEARGLPGEIALLPFIESAFDTRARSHRGASGLWQFMPRTGDALGLTRTRGYDGRLDVVAATEAALDYLEGQADQWYEGDMELSLAAYNAGAGTVNRARRAAASRGEPTDYWHLRLPGETMDYVPKLLAISAIINDPERYALSLPTIDNTPAVAAVEVDVPLSLERLAEMADVSPRRLAALNPGHLDGFADPAYTPELVVPADAKDTLLANLDNVSTGAVRYVVRSGDNLSVIADQHNVSLASLRQRNGLSGDMIRAGQTLYIPDQTILASNG; encoded by the coding sequence CCGGGCCATTGGCCTGGCCGGCACCCTTATCATTAGCAGCCTGACCCTGGCCGCCGTAGCCGCCAAGGCCAGCACCTATCATCCTGGCCAGAGCCCGCGCACCGACGACGACCGCCCGACAACCCTCAAGGCCAATGAGCAGCCGGCAATGCACTTCTGGGATGCGCTGGTCCTGGAGCCTCAAGGATTCTGGGACATCCTGCGCCAGCGCTTCGCCTGGCAGGACGAGATCGATCATCCCCGCGTTCAGGAGTGGATCGACCATTATCAGGCGCACCCCGAGAGCATTGCCGATATCATCGAGCGCTCACGCCCCTGGATGCACTGGATTACCAGTCGTGTCGAAGCACGAGGCCTGCCCGGCGAGATCGCCCTGCTGCCCTTCATCGAAAGCGCCTTCGATACCCGGGCGCGCAGCCATCGCGGCGCCTCCGGGCTATGGCAGTTCATGCCGCGCACCGGTGATGCCCTGGGGCTGACTCGCACTCGGGGTTATGACGGCCGCCTCGACGTGGTCGCCGCCACCGAGGCGGCGCTCGACTACCTCGAGGGACAGGCCGATCAGTGGTACGAGGGCGACATGGAGCTGTCGCTGGCGGCCTATAACGCCGGTGCCGGCACCGTCAACAGGGCACGCCGCGCCGCCGCGAGCCGCGGCGAACCCACCGATTACTGGCACCTGCGCCTGCCGGGCGAGACCATGGACTATGTCCCCAAGCTGCTGGCGATCTCGGCGATCATCAATGATCCCGAGCGCTATGCGCTGTCGCTACCGACCATCGACAACACCCCTGCCGTCGCCGCAGTGGAGGTCGATGTCCCCCTGAGCCTCGAGCGCCTGGCCGAGATGGCGGACGTCAGCCCGCGTCGACTCGCGGCACTCAATCCCGGCCACCTGGATGGCTTCGCGGACCCGGCCTACACCCCGGAACTGGTGGTGCCGGCCGATGCCAAGGACACCCTGCTGGCCAACCTGGATAATGTCTCTACCGGAGCCGTGCGCTACGTGGTGCGCAGTGGCGACAACCTCTCGGTCATCGCCGACCAGCACAACGTCAGCCTGGCATCCCTTCGCCAGCGAAATGGCCTCAGCGGCGACATGATTCGCGCCGGTCAGACGCTCTACATCCCCGACCAGACCATCCTCGCCTCCAACGGCTAG